Proteins from a genomic interval of Pseudoalteromonas sp. MEBiC 03607:
- a CDS encoding type II secretion system protein GspK, giving the protein MQFQRGIALVQVLIITLVLSTLGLYIIKSSREQVATTFEIKEALSLRIKIENTEARVINALLSQFRIQNVTNESDIAKNWNFYNKPFEVEGVSVQLQDLNGLISLNVADLQLLKDVLMKLNVSPSESDIFIDSLADWKDENDLKRLNGAERAYYESQDMPGPRNGYLQSLAEVSHIRNSDILTPQQWSEYFTVEHITGFNPANAPEPILQAFIKNDTTVANLVGLRDNAGLNGNTFYRESGIEPDEFINFLPGDSVKVTLTAKKSNQRVSKSFTAKIRTRSLTRPIVITNVIWNQNEVE; this is encoded by the coding sequence ATGCAGTTCCAAAGAGGTATTGCTCTGGTGCAGGTACTGATAATTACTCTTGTCCTAAGTACCCTTGGGTTATATATAATAAAGTCCTCGAGAGAACAGGTCGCCACAACGTTCGAAATTAAGGAAGCGTTGTCTTTGCGTATAAAAATTGAAAATACCGAGGCTCGAGTTATTAATGCGCTATTAAGTCAGTTTCGGATTCAAAACGTAACAAATGAATCTGACATCGCCAAAAACTGGAATTTTTATAATAAACCTTTTGAAGTAGAGGGGGTTTCAGTCCAACTTCAAGACTTAAACGGCTTAATTAGCTTGAATGTTGCAGATTTACAACTACTTAAAGATGTTCTGATGAAGTTAAATGTTTCGCCATCTGAGAGTGATATATTTATTGATTCGCTAGCTGATTGGAAAGATGAAAATGACCTTAAAAGATTGAATGGAGCTGAAAGGGCATATTATGAATCGCAAGATATGCCAGGTCCTAGGAATGGTTACTTGCAATCATTGGCTGAAGTTAGTCACATTAGAAATAGCGATATATTAACCCCTCAGCAATGGAGTGAGTATTTTACCGTTGAACATATCACAGGCTTTAACCCGGCAAACGCTCCGGAGCCAATTTTGCAGGCATTTATTAAAAATGATACAACGGTAGCTAATTTAGTTGGACTGCGCGATAATGCAGGATTAAATGGTAATACCTTTTACAGGGAATCAGGCATTGAGCCTGACGAGTTTATTAACTTTCTCCCTGGCGATAGTGTAAAAGTTACTCTAACAGCAAAAAAATCTAATCAACGAGTGTCAAAAAGCTTTACGGCGAAAATAAGAACGCGTTCTTTAACTCGCCCTATTGTTATTACTAATGTTATCTGGAATCAAAATGAAGTTGAGTGA
- a CDS encoding secretin N-terminal domain-containing protein → MANKLYNLTLSTCLVLGATSCASLVDPNSSVETEKVTVSESYLDLPQGEQREEAVELEQAEQVNGKTERLNRLSDSRQATTLEIDLSKSFSQNPQFQVSVNALPLNDFIHYVFGELLDTSYILEASVKSNTTPVTLDLKEQLSAKKLFLLVQQILSQNNVSIVKNDGIFYLHTNNANTRIDKAFGFGRNEEAVPNVSGQIVQLVPIQYGMQPGLRNIMSQLVDTNNTYDASQALLTIEGKREQVLRALSLVSLLDSPAIYNKATALIGFDYLSSETFIKKVTEILKEEGITVADGGPYAASVKFVPLEHLGKVVVFASSDEIIDRVAFWRKELDKPAAGAEQSFYIYHPKYARASDLGASLAPLVGGSLSGGSNRSKQTTNERTSSASTRNTDSQSQSGNEVQTVEGDNMRLVVDERANALIFYSTGQYYQELQPIIRQLDIMPKQVMMEVVIAEVKLTGSFSKGVQYAIQNGPSTGRNENISFNTEGKGGFSYSVVGLPGNISLNLSQTDGLVNVLSRPTLLVRDGVSANINVGDDIPTIGSTTDDPLDGTGRQTTTIEYRQTGVNLTVTPTINAQGTVIMTIDQSISNISDTDGSSSTPAFFERTLKTEVVAGNGQTVMLGGLISETKSNGASSVPFFGTIPVLGHLFRTDSSSADKTELVILVTPKIVQNTEDWQRVKESFIKGLENLKF, encoded by the coding sequence ATGGCTAATAAACTTTACAATTTAACCCTTTCAACCTGCTTGGTGTTAGGGGCGACAAGCTGTGCATCGCTTGTAGATCCAAATTCAAGTGTTGAAACAGAAAAAGTAACTGTTTCAGAATCTTACCTTGATTTACCGCAGGGTGAACAACGTGAAGAGGCTGTTGAATTAGAGCAAGCAGAGCAGGTAAACGGTAAAACTGAGCGATTGAATCGACTATCAGATTCAAGACAGGCAACAACATTAGAAATCGATTTATCAAAGTCTTTTTCTCAAAACCCTCAGTTTCAAGTGTCTGTGAATGCATTGCCACTTAATGACTTTATTCATTATGTATTCGGAGAATTGCTTGATACATCCTATATTTTAGAAGCGAGTGTAAAAAGCAACACTACACCTGTAACTTTAGATTTAAAAGAACAGTTAAGCGCTAAAAAATTATTTTTACTAGTTCAGCAAATTTTGTCACAGAACAATGTCAGTATTGTTAAAAATGACGGGATTTTTTATCTACATACTAACAACGCAAATACTAGAATAGATAAGGCATTTGGGTTTGGTCGTAATGAAGAAGCGGTACCAAATGTATCAGGTCAAATAGTTCAACTTGTACCAATTCAGTATGGTATGCAACCTGGTCTGCGTAATATTATGAGCCAACTTGTCGATACCAATAATACCTATGATGCGTCGCAAGCATTATTAACGATTGAAGGCAAAAGAGAACAAGTACTCAGAGCGCTTTCGTTAGTCTCTCTTTTAGATAGCCCTGCAATTTATAATAAAGCAACAGCTCTTATTGGATTTGATTATTTGAGCTCGGAAACTTTCATCAAAAAAGTTACCGAAATACTCAAAGAAGAAGGAATTACAGTTGCTGATGGTGGCCCATATGCAGCGAGTGTGAAGTTTGTTCCTTTAGAGCACTTGGGTAAAGTGGTGGTTTTTGCTAGCAGTGATGAAATTATTGACCGCGTAGCGTTTTGGCGCAAAGAGCTTGATAAACCTGCTGCTGGTGCTGAACAAAGCTTTTACATCTATCATCCTAAATATGCGCGCGCCTCGGATTTAGGGGCAAGTTTAGCTCCTCTTGTTGGTGGTAGCCTTTCTGGTGGAAGTAATCGTTCAAAACAAACTACAAATGAACGAACTTCTTCAGCGAGTACGCGCAATACTGATTCTCAATCACAAAGTGGTAATGAAGTACAGACAGTTGAAGGCGACAACATGCGCCTAGTGGTTGATGAAAGAGCAAATGCACTGATTTTTTACTCTACAGGTCAATATTATCAAGAGCTGCAACCTATTATTAGACAGCTTGATATCATGCCTAAACAGGTCATGATGGAAGTCGTTATTGCTGAAGTTAAATTAACGGGTAGCTTCTCTAAAGGGGTTCAGTATGCAATTCAAAATGGACCATCTACAGGACGTAATGAAAATATTAGTTTCAATACTGAAGGAAAAGGCGGGTTTAGCTACTCAGTAGTTGGGCTTCCGGGTAATATAAGTCTTAACTTGTCTCAAACAGATGGATTAGTAAATGTATTGTCTCGCCCTACATTATTGGTGCGTGATGGCGTTTCAGCCAATATCAATGTAGGTGACGATATACCTACCATTGGAAGTACCACTGATGATCCACTGGATGGAACTGGAAGACAAACAACTACAATTGAGTATCGCCAAACAGGTGTTAATTTAACAGTAACGCCGACTATTAATGCCCAAGGTACTGTTATAATGACTATTGATCAGAGTATTTCAAATATTTCTGATACAGATGGCTCAAGCAGCACCCCAGCATTTTTTGAGCGTACATTAAAAACGGAAGTAGTAGCCGGTAATGGGCAGACAGTGATGCTAGGTGGTTTGATCAGCGAAACTAAATCTAACGGGGCTTCATCTGTGCCATTTTTTGGTACTATTCCAGTGTTAGGGCACCTATTTAGAACGGATAGTAGCTCAGCTGATAAAACAGAATTAGTGATTTTAGTTACGCCAAAAATAGTACAAAACACCGAAGACTGGCAGCGTGTTAAAGAAAGCTTTATTAAAGGTCTAGAAAATCTTAAGTTTTAA
- a CDS encoding sulfotransferase family 2 domain-containing protein, which translates to MKSTIKKLINQFGYDLTLRRIAKSSDTQSKSICFIHIPKSGGISIDLALREQFAVAGQPRFSREGAIAMSLAGMNREINDLDSISEFSDHHAKQLSGLLAYHLAQNWQYISGHVTTNKQLLDQFAKQYHFLTVLREPVSRFKSNYVYNKLTNSLPIMSPNNLSTDNLTQEVDAILSHRRGWQMANVTSMCVTGRFASDEADAKAIQAEFIANLTSYNLVGFLDELDKFSQGVKSLTGKAIHIGNHNTTESHLESNKQIVKSTLQNYLNEPHIEQRIKHLCRFETENYLRAKEIYS; encoded by the coding sequence ATGAAAAGCACTATAAAAAAACTAATTAACCAATTTGGTTATGACCTTACTTTGAGACGCATTGCAAAAAGTTCCGATACTCAGTCAAAGTCAATTTGCTTTATACATATTCCTAAGTCAGGTGGTATATCGATTGATTTAGCCCTTCGAGAACAGTTTGCTGTAGCTGGCCAACCAAGATTTAGCCGCGAGGGTGCTATTGCGATGAGCCTAGCAGGCATGAACCGTGAAATTAACGATCTAGATAGTATTAGTGAATTTAGCGACCACCATGCGAAGCAATTATCTGGTTTACTAGCTTACCACCTAGCGCAGAACTGGCAATACATAAGTGGGCATGTAACCACCAACAAACAATTGTTGGATCAGTTTGCAAAACAATATCATTTTCTTACCGTATTACGTGAACCTGTAAGCCGTTTTAAATCTAACTATGTTTATAATAAATTGACTAACTCTTTACCTATCATGTCGCCTAACAACCTTTCTACTGATAACCTTACTCAAGAAGTAGATGCTATATTATCTCACCGACGCGGGTGGCAAATGGCTAATGTAACGAGCATGTGTGTAACAGGCCGATTTGCTTCAGATGAAGCAGATGCGAAAGCTATTCAAGCTGAATTTATTGCAAACCTGACAAGCTATAATTTGGTCGGTTTTCTTGATGAGCTAGATAAATTTAGCCAAGGAGTTAAATCGCTTACAGGTAAAGCAATACATATTGGTAACCACAACACCACTGAAAGTCATTTAGAAAGCAATAAACAAATAGTAAAAAGCACTCTTCAAAATTATTTAAATGAGCCACATATTGAACAAAGAATTAAACATCTATGTCGCTTTGAAACAGAGAATTACTTACGAGCAAAAGAGATCTACAGTTAG
- a CDS encoding flippase, which produces MSSNVKNSLFLILEKVVLLGLSFFNSVLLARIAGPTFFGDFSYIISFAGLFSPLCIMGLNNVVTKYVVKHPKNSHYYIKSALRIRLLGACFSVLVTTLICLHFLDIANEQSKLIILLVAMQGFTFLYVLEFFYIAKKQVTTLVRVRLIIITFINVAKLVAILNSASLQGLVLLQGLESVFIGCCYYFIYISQGHHKEIKRKARLSSHLALYKKGQWLLFSGIAAALYLKVDQIMLAQLVNTETVAYYAAAAKLSEFWYVFPVLIANVYTAQLSHTRFKAYHAYEVTLQQLIVVLTLIALTLSIFLWFFSKQLITLIYGESYRASAAILSIHIFASVFIFQRAVLSKWLIIEKLYKYSLVSNVAGAVINVLLNLVLIPKYHGIGAAWATLISYMVASYGFLFINNKTRSYAKILHQSMLNSPFILIKLAQNLKVHYEKHYKKTN; this is translated from the coding sequence ATGAGTTCAAACGTTAAAAATTCGCTATTTTTGATCTTAGAAAAGGTAGTTTTACTAGGACTCAGCTTTTTTAATAGTGTACTGCTAGCCCGTATAGCAGGACCTACTTTTTTTGGCGACTTTTCGTATATTATTTCATTTGCTGGTCTTTTTAGCCCTCTTTGTATTATGGGTTTAAATAATGTTGTTACTAAGTATGTGGTGAAGCACCCCAAAAATAGTCATTACTACATAAAATCAGCATTGCGTATACGTTTACTCGGCGCTTGCTTTTCTGTTTTAGTGACTACTCTCATTTGCCTGCACTTTTTAGATATCGCTAATGAGCAATCAAAGCTCATTATCCTTCTTGTTGCTATGCAAGGTTTTACTTTTTTATACGTACTAGAATTTTTTTATATTGCAAAAAAACAAGTTACTACACTTGTCCGAGTCCGCTTAATCATAATTACTTTCATCAATGTCGCGAAACTTGTCGCTATACTTAACTCTGCCAGCCTGCAAGGCTTAGTTCTTCTTCAAGGTTTAGAAAGTGTTTTTATTGGCTGTTGCTATTACTTTATTTATATTTCTCAAGGGCACCACAAAGAAATAAAACGAAAAGCAAGGTTAAGTTCTCACCTCGCTCTGTACAAAAAAGGTCAATGGCTTCTATTTTCTGGAATTGCTGCTGCACTTTATTTAAAAGTCGATCAAATAATGCTCGCGCAGTTGGTTAACACAGAAACTGTCGCTTATTATGCTGCGGCCGCTAAACTATCGGAGTTTTGGTATGTTTTCCCTGTATTAATTGCAAACGTATATACAGCTCAGTTAAGTCACACGAGATTTAAGGCTTACCATGCCTACGAAGTCACTCTACAACAATTGATTGTTGTACTTACATTAATAGCACTAACACTGAGCATTTTTCTTTGGTTCTTTTCCAAACAATTGATAACACTAATTTATGGCGAATCATATCGTGCTAGTGCAGCTATTCTGAGTATCCATATATTTGCTAGCGTCTTTATTTTTCAGAGGGCTGTTCTTTCCAAATGGCTCATTATAGAAAAACTTTATAAATATAGTTTGGTGTCAAATGTTGCTGGCGCTGTAATTAATGTGTTACTCAATTTGGTTTTAATTCCAAAATACCATGGAATAGGTGCTGCTTGGGCAACACTTATCTCTTATATGGTAGCAAGCTATGGCTTTTTGTTTATAAATAACAAAACCCGCAGTTATGCCAAAATACTTCACCAATCGATGCTAAATTCACCCTTTATCTTAATAAAGTTAGCCCAAAATTTAAAAGTACATTATGAAAAGCACTATAAAAAAACTAATTAA
- a CDS encoding polysaccharide pyruvyl transferase family protein, translated as MLIEIKGVQFVNKGAELMLASIISQLAKELPSADICLAHNKNSPYKDRARVGAYQKINLRKNIIDLNGVFYFFPRFILNYFKNRFGIVTEADVDVVLDASGFSYGDQWSDVIIKQVANEVSRFKKKRKHYIFMPQSLGPFTRKSNRLSAKKAFKNASLVFAREEPSYKHVNSITPQLNSLKKAPDFTNVLLPKNISEYAKYQGYLIVIPNSKMLSTKNNNKWWYENYIPTIVKLINKAADNKISAMILNHSGVDDLALCESIQAQLNQQCDIVNPQSAIEVKAIIANARSVFSSRFHGCVSALSQGVPCIATGWSHKYTELFDEYDVGKYLLPPEVAEESLIQTLDSVINEEEALRTGLLSKSKHFKKLTGSMWQDIFDVIKCKEDG; from the coding sequence GTGTTGATAGAGATTAAAGGTGTTCAATTTGTCAATAAAGGGGCAGAATTAATGCTTGCCTCAATTATTTCTCAGCTTGCAAAAGAATTGCCTAGTGCTGATATTTGCCTAGCACATAATAAAAATTCGCCTTATAAAGATCGAGCTAGAGTTGGCGCTTATCAAAAGATTAACTTAAGAAAAAATATCATTGATCTAAATGGTGTTTTTTATTTTTTTCCTCGTTTTATTCTTAATTATTTTAAAAACCGTTTTGGTATTGTGACAGAAGCGGATGTTGATGTTGTATTAGATGCATCAGGATTTAGTTATGGTGACCAATGGTCTGATGTAATTATTAAGCAAGTCGCAAATGAAGTATCGAGATTTAAAAAGAAGCGTAAACATTACATATTCATGCCGCAATCATTAGGGCCCTTTACACGAAAGAGTAATAGGCTTAGCGCAAAAAAAGCTTTCAAAAATGCCAGCTTGGTATTTGCTAGAGAGGAGCCTTCTTATAAGCATGTAAACAGTATTACCCCGCAACTTAACTCTCTAAAAAAAGCGCCCGACTTTACCAATGTCTTGTTACCAAAAAATATATCTGAGTATGCAAAGTATCAGGGGTACTTAATAGTAATACCTAACTCAAAAATGCTAAGTACAAAAAATAATAACAAATGGTGGTATGAGAATTACATTCCTACAATAGTGAAACTTATAAATAAAGCAGCAGATAATAAAATTAGTGCTATGATACTTAATCATAGTGGGGTTGATGATTTAGCGCTGTGCGAGTCTATTCAGGCTCAGTTAAACCAGCAATGCGATATAGTTAACCCACAGAGTGCGATAGAAGTAAAAGCTATTATTGCTAATGCAAGGTCTGTATTTAGCTCAAGGTTTCATGGTTGTGTTAGTGCACTTTCTCAAGGAGTGCCTTGTATTGCTACTGGTTGGAGTCATAAGTACACAGAACTTTTTGATGAATACGATGTAGGGAAATATCTGTTACCTCCTGAAGTGGCAGAAGAGTCACTTATTCAAACATTAGACAGCGTTATCAACGAAGAAGAGGCTTTAAGGACCGGTTTACTTTCTAAGTCTAAACATTTCAAAAAGCTAACAGGCAGCATGTGGCAAGATATATTTGATGTAATCAAATGTAAGGAAGATGGGTGA
- the wecA gene encoding UDP-N-acetylglucosamine--undecaprenyl-phosphate N-acetylglucosaminephosphotransferase gives MILDILGLFLCSFMSLFVFRKFAIYINLVDQPNERKHHTGAVPLVGGLAIFIVVFSYLIVFSETISSSALYLFCAGTLLIVGVLDDLFDISFRVRLVIQVVISCLMMFVGELTLNNAGQLIGPFDLEFSYFCYLFTVVAVVGAINAFNMVDGIDGLLGALATVTFTSLAILFYLNNQKSLAVFSTVIVVTTIPYILMNLGFPLGQRFKVFMGDAGSTVIGFTVIWLLLEGSQPEQNSAFSAVTALWLAAVPIIDAVSTIARRVRKGQSPFQPDREHLHHILLRLGFSSRQALLVICTASALLAAAGIIAHIYQVPDYIMFYLFIALTLAYYFCMLRIWRISVHVRKFIKKLNSK, from the coding sequence GTGATACTTGATATCTTAGGACTATTTTTGTGTTCATTCATGAGCCTTTTCGTTTTCAGAAAGTTTGCAATTTACATAAACTTAGTTGACCAGCCGAATGAAAGAAAACATCATACTGGTGCAGTTCCATTAGTTGGTGGACTTGCTATTTTCATTGTTGTATTCAGTTATTTAATTGTTTTTTCTGAAACAATCTCTTCATCAGCTTTATACCTATTCTGTGCTGGAACATTGTTAATTGTTGGTGTTCTTGATGATTTGTTCGATATTAGCTTTCGGGTTCGACTTGTAATTCAAGTCGTAATTTCATGCCTGATGATGTTTGTGGGCGAGCTAACCTTGAATAATGCAGGACAGTTAATAGGTCCATTTGATTTAGAATTTTCTTATTTTTGCTATCTTTTCACAGTTGTTGCGGTTGTTGGGGCAATAAATGCTTTTAATATGGTAGATGGCATTGACGGGCTTTTGGGGGCGTTGGCAACAGTTACTTTCACATCTTTGGCAATCCTATTTTATTTGAATAATCAAAAGTCTCTGGCTGTTTTTAGCACAGTGATTGTCGTTACAACAATTCCTTATATCTTAATGAATCTTGGTTTCCCTTTGGGGCAACGCTTCAAAGTTTTTATGGGTGACGCAGGCAGTACCGTTATTGGTTTTACTGTTATTTGGCTTTTATTGGAAGGTTCTCAGCCAGAACAAAATTCAGCTTTTAGTGCTGTAACAGCATTGTGGCTTGCTGCTGTGCCAATTATTGATGCAGTATCTACTATCGCAAGGCGGGTTCGAAAAGGGCAGTCACCATTTCAACCTGACCGTGAACACTTGCACCACATATTGCTAAGGTTGGGGTTTTCGAGTCGACAGGCGCTGTTAGTGATATGTACTGCTTCTGCTTTATTAGCTGCGGCTGGTATTATTGCACATATATACCAAGTACCTGACTACATAATGTTTTATTTATTCATAGCCTTAACGTTGGCATATTATTTTTGTATGTTGAGAATATGGCGTATCAGTGTTCATGTTAGAAAATTTATAAAAAAATTAAATAGCAAATAG